CCGTGTCAAATAGTTGACCATAATTAATAATAAGTGCATCCGGAGATAAATGACCAATGCTTGCTTCAACCCCTTCATCTTGAAGCATCTCAATCACTTCCTCTCTTGTACCCATAATACGATTCACACGCACTGTGACAGATGGATGCAGAAGATTTTCTTCGCACATCTTTCGTGTGTCCTCTTCACCAAATTGGCGAATCCAACGTTCAACTAGCCAATGAGGATGACTTGTTTCTAGTGCCATTCGTTTAATTGGATCTTTAACATCGGACACATCTGGCAGCCCTTCACGTTGAATGCTACGCAAAACACCATTGACCATCCCACTAATGCCTTTATGTCCTTTTTTATTTGCAATCGTTACCGCTTCATGGACGATTGCACGGTCTGGAATTCTGTCTAGATAAACCAGTTGATACACAGACAGTCGGAGCAACACTTTCACCCATGGTTCTAATTTGTTTAGGCCCTTTTTCACAAAAGGTGTCAAATAAAAATCAAGTGTATCTCTGCGTTGAATTGTCCCATACACCAACTCTGTTAATAAACCGATATCACGTCGATCTAGTTTTGATTGATTAATGGTCTGGTTTAACAGAAGGTTACTGTATGCTTGATTTTTCTCAATTTGCATTAATACATCTACAGCTACTTCACGTACATTTTTATTCATTTTCTTCTCCTACCTTCATCCCTACTTCAAGGTGACTACCCGCTCCGCGTAAATATTGCTCAGCGCTCATTCTCTTTTTACCAGAAGGCTGTACTTCTGTCAGTCTTAAAGCCGTCTGATTTCCTGTCGCAACGACGAAAGAGTCTTCTTCTATGCTCATAATGACTCCAGCATCAGATACTTTTGTCACTGATTCTTTTTGGGCCCACCAAATTTTCAACGGCTTGCCTTCTAATGTTGTAAAAGCAACCGGCCAAGGACGCAAGCCGCGAACTTGATTATAAAGCTCTTCTCCCGTTTTTGACCAATCGATTTTCTCCATCTCACGAGTTATATTTTTTGCAAACGTGACCTTGGATTCGTCTTGGACTTTAGGAGTAATCTCTCCGGCAATTAGTGGCGGTATCGTTTCACTTAACAACTTCGCCCCTGCTTCACTTAACTTATCATGCATCGAACCAACATGATCGCTTTCTAAAATAGGAACGACTACTTGCGTTAATATATCTCCCGCATCAAGTTTTTTCACCATATACATAATCGTGATGCCGGTTTCTGATTCACCGTCAATAATGGACTGGTGAATCGGTGCACCTCCACGGTATTTAGGGAGAAGCGATGCATGTACATTAATACACCCATGCTCTGGCACATCGAGTATTTCACTTGGAAGAATTTGACCGTAAGCCGCTGTTACAACAAGGTGCGGCGCAAATGCTAACACTTTAACAATTTCTTCTTCATCTCTAATTCTTTCAGGTTGCAAAACCGGTATTCCGTGTTTCTCAGCTTCGATTTTTACAGGAGGAGGCGTTAATGTACGCTTACGACCAACTGGACGGTCGGGCTGTGTCACAACTGCGACAACATTATACCCCTCTATGATTAATTGACGTAGGACTGGAACGGAAAAGTCTGGTGTTCCCATAAAAACGATGTTCATATTCTTCAACTACCTTTCATTCTTACCTTCAACCAACCAATTTCTACATAAAAAAATAGGGGTTTAGATCAATAGAGATGAGAAGATCTCCCTGACTTGTCTCTTTTAAATAATGTTGTTGGATTTCACGTAATGTGTTCACGAGTTTAGGTTCATTTTTGTATTTTATCATGCATTGATAGCGATATCTATCTTTTATACGGGCAATTGGAGACGCAACTGGACCTAAAATAATCGTTTCATTTGCCAATTGCTCTCTTAAAAATCGAGTAAGTTTTTCCGTCACTCCAATAACTTTTGTCAGCTCTGGATGAGAGACATGAATTAAGGTCAAGTAGTAGTAAGGGGGATAGCCTCCCTGACGCCTTTGTTGCATCTCCATATCAAAATATTGATGAAAATCATGGGATTTAACAAGTTCAATACTATAATGTTCGGGAGTATACGTTTGGATGATTACCTCACCTAATAAATCATGTCTCCCTGCTCGTCCACTTACTTGCTCCATCAATTGAAAGGTTCGCTCACTTGATCGGAAATCTGGGATATGAAGCATTGAATCCGCAGCTAGAACACCTACTAAGGTAATTTTCGGGAAATCAAGCCCTTTGGCGATCATTTGTGTCCCGAGTAAGATATCCGCTTCCCCTTTTCCAAATGCTTTTAATAACCTTTCGTGTGACCCCTTTTTTCGAGTCGTATCCACATCCATCCGAATGACTCTTGCTTCTGGAAGGACACGTGTTAATTCTTCTTCAACTTTTTGCGTTCCGGTTCCAAAGAAGCGAATATGATCGCTCCCACATGAATGACACACTTCTGGCATCGGTTCTTCATGGCCGCAATAATGACACTTCAAGTTGTGATGACTACGATGGTAGGTGAGTGATATATCACAATGGTCACAGGTGGCTACATACCCACAATCGCGACACATAACAAATGTTGAATACCCTCGTCTATTTAAAAACAACACCATTTGTTCTTTTTTCTTTAAGCGATCTTGCATTTTTTCAAGTAAATCCGTCGAAAACATTGAGCGATTGCCTGTGCGTAATTCTTCGCGCATATCAATCACTTCAACCGTTGGCATTGCTCGATTGTTCACGCGCTCAAGCAATGATAAAAGAGTATAGACTCCTTTCTTTGCACGAGCGTATGATTCAAGTGCGGGTGTTGCGCTACCTAAAATAACTGGACACTGGTGATACTCACCTCGAAACATCGCAACGTCCCTCGCATGATAGCGGGGAGCTTCTTCTTGCTTATAGCTTGCTTCATGTTCTTCATCAATAATGATGATTCCAAGATTGGTAAACGGAGCAAAAACCGCAGAACGGGCTCCAACAACCACTTGAACTTCATGGCGATGAATCTTCCGCCATTCATCATATTTTTCTCCCATTGATAAACCAGAATGCAAGACGGCTACTTTACTACCGAATCTCCCTTTAAATCGATCAACCATTTGCGGCGTCAATGAAATCTCAGGAACAAGCACAATCGCTTCTTTTCCTTTTTGAAGGGTTTGATCAATTGATTGCAAATAAATCTCTGTTTTTCCGCTCCCCGTTACGCCATGTAGCAAGAAAGGCTCATGCTTATTGGATTCAATTGTCTTTAAAATAGGCGTAATCACCTCTTCTTGCTTGGCGGTTAATGAGAGGGGCACCGAGCGTTCAATCTCCATACCTGCTGTTGGGTCACGGTACACTTCAACATCCGATTCAATCACCACTCCACTTTTAAGTAAAGAAGTAAGGGTCGCTCTTGTCGTTTCGAGTGTATTTAGAAGGTCAAGAGATTTGACCGGTCGATTGCTTTTATGTAACTCAATTACTACATCACGTTGCTTCGTTGCACGTGTTGAAATACCGTCTAGTAATGTTTGTAGCGTTTGATGTTTATCGGCTAAAGAGAGAACTCGCTCTGTTTTTTTATTGCCCTTATCTTTGACAACATAGTTCACATCGAGAAGACCTTTTTCGATCCCTTTTTGAACTCGTTTCATCACATATGGGTGGTTTTTCGTCAATTGATCTAAATCAAGATTTGTTTTCAATGAAAAGAGTTCCTGCAACTCCTCACTTAACTCGCTTATATCTCGAGATACAACTACTTCTTTTTTAACTTTTGACCGAAGTGCTGCTGGGAGCATCGCATGAAAAGCAGAAATTTTAAAGCTAAGCGTTTTATCTGTTAGCCACTCTCCAAGCTCGATTAACTCTGGCGTTAACACAGGCACAACATCTAGCATGGTTTGAAGCGGTTTGAGTTTCTTAAATTCCGAAGTCTCAGCCAACTCTACAACAACACCTTGGATTGTCCTCGGCCCAAATGGCACAGCCACTCGCATTCCAGGCTTAATGACATCTTCCCAGTGAACAGGAATGCTATAATCAAACAATCGATCGGTCTGCTGTGTTGGTACATCAACAATGACTTTTGCAATCATTCACGCGGTTTCCTTTCCTCATAACGAAGGATTTCCTCGATAATTTCTTTCGCTACTTCATCCTTCGTTTGTTGCTCGTAATTTGTCAGATGTCCATCTTTCGTCATGATTGTAACTATATTTGTATCACCTTTGAATCCTGCTCCGGGTGTCATAATATTATTCGCTACGATGAGATCTAGATTTTTTTTATCTAGTTTTTGTTTTGCATACTCTTGTACATGTTGGCTCTCAGCCGCGAAACCAACTAAGATTTGTGACGTTTTCTTTTCACCAAGCGTGTGCAAGATATCAATAGTTCTCTCCATTGGCACACTCCAATCACCTGGTTGTTTTTTTCGTTTATGATCAGCCGTTTCACTCGGTCTATAGTCAGCGACAGCTGCCGACTTAATGACGATATCCGCTTGACTATATACCTTCATCACTTCTTCATACATCTCTTGTGCCGTCGTCACTTGGATCACGCTCATACCTGTTGGCTCATCAAGATTGGTCGGACCTGTTATTAGCGTGACATTAGCTCCAAGGTCTCTCGCTGCACGAGCGACGGCATAGCCCATTTTTCCAGTGGAGTGATTCGTAAAATAACGAACGGGGTCAATTTTTTCCTGAGTAGGCCCGGCTGTAATCATCACATGTTTTCCGTGTAAAGATTTCGCACCTTGATCCTCATTCTTGGAAAACGTAGCTTCAATCGCTTGTTGCAACACTTCAGGTTCCGCCATTCGGCCTTTCCCCGTCCATCCACATGCCAAGTAACCTGATTCCCCTTCAACAAATGTGTATCCATACTCTTTTAAAGTAGAGATGTTTTTTTGAACAGCGGGATGTTGGTACATGTTCACATTCATAGCCGGAGCCAGTAAGACTGGTGATTTTGTTGCGAGCAACGTGGTTGTAATCATATCATCAGCAATGCCATTTGCTAGTTTCCCTATCACATTGGCTGTTGCTGGGGCAATCATTACAACTTCTGCCCAATCAGCTAATTCGATATGAGCGATCTTTGTTGGGTCAGGTTCATTAAATGTCCAATCATACACCGGTTGGCGTGATAAGGCTTGAAACGTTAATGGGGTAACAAATTCTTTTGCTGACTGTGACATCATGACTTTTACCTCTGCTCCGCTTTGAACAAGCTTACTTGTTAATGCACAAGCTTTGTAAGCAGCAATTCCCCCTGATACAGCTAATAAAATCTTCTTCCCATGTAGCATGATGTCTCCTCACCCTTCATCGATGTCAATTATGTTATTCAATATGTAATCAGATACTCTTGACCTACATTCTCTCAATATTGTGCAGACGTAAACAAAGAGCCTGCCCTCAAAACACGCGTAGATTGAAAGTCAAGACTATATCTTGGATTGTTCAACCATTGTGTATTGAGAGTCAGACTCTTTCTCTAAGTATAATTAATCTATCTCATTGCTCGCTTCTGTTTCTTCATAGCGCAAATGCTCTTCTATGATCTCTTCAAGCGCCATACCAACTGGCTTATGTGCTTTTGGGTTGGATACAAGTGGACCACGTTTTGCGTCCTCGCGAATTTCTCTTGCACGCTTTGCTGAAACTGTTACTAGCGTGTACTTTGAATCCAACTTTTCCATTAGTGAATCTATCGATGGATATAGCATTAGTCAACCTCCACTAACTCTTTGTATTTTTCAATAAGTCTCTCTCGTTTACAGTGCTCAGCTATGACAATCGATTTAATACGCTCTACTGCTAAATCAACTTGATCATTTTCTACAACATAGTCGTATTTTTTCATCATGTCGATTTCTTCTCTTGCTACAGTCATTCGTTTGTTAATCACTTCTTCTGTCTCAGTTCCTCGTCCAACGATGCGTGCACGAAGTTCTGCTAAGCTTGGTGGCATTAAGAAAATGAAAACTCCCTCTGGAAACTTCTCACGTACTTTAAGCGCACCTTGCACTTCAATCTCAAGGATAATATCTTGTCCATTATCAATGGTTTCGCGCACGTAGTCAATAGGTGTGCCGTAATAATTACCGACATACTCTGCCCATTCGAGCAATTGATCGTTTTTTATCATGGATTCAAATTCATCACGGGTTCTAAAGAAGTAGTTCACACCATCGATCTCACCTTGGCGTGGTTTTCTTGTTGTCGCCGAAACCGAGTATTGAATCATTGTTTCCTCTTCACGTAGAGAGCCACATACCGTTCCTTTTCCAACTCCTGCTGGACCTGATAATACAATTAACAAACCTTTCTCTTTCTTCATGGAAACCTCCTACACCACTTAGATTACACAAGTTGTGGCTGCATACTCAATTAATATGTGTCAGATTAAAAATAAGGCATTCACACTAAGTGCTATGCCTCCTCAGAACCATCGTCTTTAGTCGTTAGTCGCTGAGCAACTGTCTCAGGTTGAACGGCGCTTAAGATTACATGGTCGCTGTCTGCAATAATAACAGCTCTCGTTCTTCGTCCATACGTCGCATCAATAAGCATGTTACGATCACGCGCATCTTGGATGATTCGTTTAATCGGTGCAGATTCTGGACTCACAATGGAGATAATTCGGTTTGCCGAAACAATATTACCGAACCCAATGTTAATGAGTTTAATATTCATGCATGTTCCCCCATCTGTTAGGAGAGCCTACGACCACTCTCATCATTTTTAACCAAACTAACCTAACTATATACGAAAAGGCGTTCGATTTCTACGGTCTATTCAATATTTTGTACTTGTTCTTTCATCTTTTCTATGTAACTCTTGCACGTTACAACCAATTGACGAACAAGAGCATCATTCACTTTTGCTCCAATCGTGTTCACTTCACGATTCATTTCTTGGACGAGGAAGTCTAGTTTTCTACCTATCGGGAATGGTTCTGACTCACAAATTTCTCGAAAATGAACAAGGTGA
Above is a genomic segment from Bacillus sp. FJAT-45037 containing:
- the priA gene encoding primosomal protein N', producing the protein MIAKVIVDVPTQQTDRLFDYSIPVHWEDVIKPGMRVAVPFGPRTIQGVVVELAETSEFKKLKPLQTMLDVVPVLTPELIELGEWLTDKTLSFKISAFHAMLPAALRSKVKKEVVVSRDISELSEELQELFSLKTNLDLDQLTKNHPYVMKRVQKGIEKGLLDVNYVVKDKGNKKTERVLSLADKHQTLQTLLDGISTRATKQRDVVIELHKSNRPVKSLDLLNTLETTRATLTSLLKSGVVIESDVEVYRDPTAGMEIERSVPLSLTAKQEEVITPILKTIESNKHEPFLLHGVTGSGKTEIYLQSIDQTLQKGKEAIVLVPEISLTPQMVDRFKGRFGSKVAVLHSGLSMGEKYDEWRKIHRHEVQVVVGARSAVFAPFTNLGIIIIDEEHEASYKQEEAPRYHARDVAMFRGEYHQCPVILGSATPALESYARAKKGVYTLLSLLERVNNRAMPTVEVIDMREELRTGNRSMFSTDLLEKMQDRLKKKEQMVLFLNRRGYSTFVMCRDCGYVATCDHCDISLTYHRSHHNLKCHYCGHEEPMPEVCHSCGSDHIRFFGTGTQKVEEELTRVLPEARVIRMDVDTTRKKGSHERLLKAFGKGEADILLGTQMIAKGLDFPKITLVGVLAADSMLHIPDFRSSERTFQLMEQVSGRAGRHDLLGEVIIQTYTPEHYSIELVKSHDFHQYFDMEMQQRRQGGYPPYYYLTLIHVSHPELTKVIGVTEKLTRFLREQLANETIILGPVASPIARIKDRYRYQCMIKYKNEPKLVNTLREIQQHYLKETSQGDLLISIDLNPYFFM
- the remA gene encoding extracellular matrix/biofilm regulator RemA, which codes for MNIKLINIGFGNIVSANRIISIVSPESAPIKRIIQDARDRNMLIDATYGRRTRAVIIADSDHVILSAVQPETVAQRLTTKDDGSEEA
- the rsmB gene encoding 16S rRNA (cytosine(967)-C(5))-methyltransferase RsmB, coding for MNKNVREVAVDVLMQIEKNQAYSNLLLNQTINQSKLDRRDIGLLTELVYGTIQRRDTLDFYLTPFVKKGLNKLEPWVKVLLRLSVYQLVYLDRIPDRAIVHEAVTIANKKGHKGISGMVNGVLRSIQREGLPDVSDVKDPIKRMALETSHPHWLVERWIRQFGEEDTRKMCEENLLHPSVTVRVNRIMGTREEVIEMLQDEGVEASIGHLSPDALIINYGQLFDTAVFKKGYVTAQDESSMLVSRALGASPGERVADVCAAPGGKSTHIAEQMDNEGSVLAFDLHEHKVKLIRGQADRLGLTIIEAMANDARTLMDTYQEESFDRILIDAPCSGFGVIKRKPDIKWAKKESDVEAIGRIQAQILEAVAPLLKKGGTLVYSTCTVDKDENERMVESFLQEHPTFSVDESLAERLPKQVQQLKRMKKGMVTILPQDFNTDGFFISSLTKQS
- the gmk gene encoding guanylate kinase codes for the protein MKKEKGLLIVLSGPAGVGKGTVCGSLREEETMIQYSVSATTRKPRQGEIDGVNYFFRTRDEFESMIKNDQLLEWAEYVGNYYGTPIDYVRETIDNGQDIILEIEVQGALKVREKFPEGVFIFLMPPSLAELRARIVGRGTETEEVINKRMTVAREEIDMMKKYDYVVENDQVDLAVERIKSIVIAEHCKRERLIEKYKELVEVD
- the rpoZ gene encoding DNA-directed RNA polymerase subunit omega, coding for MLYPSIDSLMEKLDSKYTLVTVSAKRAREIREDAKRGPLVSNPKAHKPVGMALEEIIEEHLRYEETEASNEID
- the coaBC gene encoding bifunctional phosphopantothenoylcysteine decarboxylase/phosphopantothenate--cysteine ligase CoaBC — its product is MLHGKKILLAVSGGIAAYKACALTSKLVQSGAEVKVMMSQSAKEFVTPLTFQALSRQPVYDWTFNEPDPTKIAHIELADWAEVVMIAPATANVIGKLANGIADDMITTTLLATKSPVLLAPAMNVNMYQHPAVQKNISTLKEYGYTFVEGESGYLACGWTGKGRMAEPEVLQQAIEATFSKNEDQGAKSLHGKHVMITAGPTQEKIDPVRYFTNHSTGKMGYAVARAARDLGANVTLITGPTNLDEPTGMSVIQVTTAQEMYEEVMKVYSQADIVIKSAAVADYRPSETADHKRKKQPGDWSVPMERTIDILHTLGEKKTSQILVGFAAESQHVQEYAKQKLDKKNLDLIVANNIMTPGAGFKGDTNIVTIMTKDGHLTNYEQQTKDEVAKEIIEEILRYEERKPRE
- the fmt gene encoding methionyl-tRNA formyltransferase, whose amino-acid sequence is MNIVFMGTPDFSVPVLRQLIIEGYNVVAVVTQPDRPVGRKRTLTPPPVKIEAEKHGIPVLQPERIRDEEEIVKVLAFAPHLVVTAAYGQILPSEILDVPEHGCINVHASLLPKYRGGAPIHQSIIDGESETGITIMYMVKKLDAGDILTQVVVPILESDHVGSMHDKLSEAGAKLLSETIPPLIAGEITPKVQDESKVTFAKNITREMEKIDWSKTGEELYNQVRGLRPWPVAFTTLEGKPLKIWWAQKESVTKVSDAGVIMSIEEDSFVVATGNQTALRLTEVQPSGKKRMSAEQYLRGAGSHLEVGMKVGEENE